One Candidatus Eisenbacteria bacterium DNA segment encodes these proteins:
- a CDS encoding BamA/TamA family outer membrane protein codes for MKQKTFDLRATLFLGSLILMTVALTAGASLGAVRYDLFSLAVEEEAPAPDTTRSMETESPVESRASDTSYTVETEKVVEINIDDNGVVVSEYVPQKEESAEYENAPDASEPRRHVRVAREKHVVRKAKFDSDLDLSFERVNGWLLYMKGDYNPKAEFYPFVDLQAGYSFGRDAWEYNVGLEQPLTPGRVISMGGKMYRKTETFDDMIPDDENMFYAICVKKDFRDYFLLDGYSTFAKISAFHNTITCEYRNDSYNPLLKVTDWSLFRRRINFRQNWEIGDTTFAIDEGTMKSLVVSWEYGWPEMLDEDRKGPGYLYRDEDRRGPGYWYRVEWERAGDRFGGDFGFERYLADLRTYLRLSPSQSFLLRAEIGGNPRGNLPLQKQFFVGGIGTLRAHSLKEYRGNEMLLFNAEYAIDVSSFLALFFVDTGKSWTGRNDFRNQKLALDAGIGLLKGHTGVYFAKNLRVENSPIVVSFRFNRTF; via the coding sequence ATGAAACAGAAAACGTTTGATCTCCGGGCAACATTATTCCTTGGTTCTCTTATCTTGATGACGGTTGCCTTGACGGCCGGAGCTTCACTTGGAGCTGTCAGATATGACCTCTTTTCTCTGGCAGTGGAGGAGGAAGCTCCAGCGCCGGACACTACTCGCTCAATGGAAACTGAAAGCCCCGTCGAGAGCCGGGCGTCGGACACAAGCTATACCGTGGAGACTGAGAAAGTCGTGGAAATCAACATAGATGATAACGGTGTTGTCGTCAGCGAGTATGTGCCCCAAAAAGAAGAATCTGCCGAATACGAGAATGCTCCTGACGCCTCAGAACCACGCAGACACGTACGTGTCGCGCGTGAAAAGCACGTAGTGAGGAAAGCCAAGTTCGACAGCGATTTGGATCTGAGCTTTGAGAGGGTGAACGGGTGGCTTCTCTATATGAAGGGTGATTACAATCCGAAGGCCGAATTCTATCCTTTCGTTGACCTCCAGGCGGGATACAGTTTTGGTAGGGACGCGTGGGAGTACAACGTCGGCCTCGAGCAGCCGCTGACACCCGGGCGGGTCATCTCTATGGGCGGAAAGATGTACAGAAAGACTGAGACCTTTGATGACATGATTCCGGATGACGAGAACATGTTCTATGCAATATGCGTAAAAAAGGATTTCAGGGATTACTTTCTCCTGGACGGGTATTCGACGTTCGCCAAGATTTCTGCTTTTCACAATACAATCACCTGCGAGTACAGGAACGACTCTTATAATCCGCTTCTCAAAGTAACCGACTGGAGTCTCTTCCGCCGCAGAATCAATTTCAGACAAAACTGGGAGATCGGGGACACTACGTTTGCGATTGATGAGGGAACAATGAAAAGCCTGGTCGTCTCCTGGGAGTACGGATGGCCGGAAATGCTGGACGAAGACAGAAAAGGTCCGGGCTACTTGTATAGAGACGAAGACAGAAGAGGCCCAGGCTACTGGTATAGAGTTGAGTGGGAGAGGGCGGGAGATCGCTTTGGAGGAGATTTTGGTTTTGAGAGATACCTGGCGGACCTGAGGACATATCTTCGCCTGAGCCCGAGCCAATCGTTTCTTCTCAGGGCGGAGATTGGAGGAAATCCAAGGGGCAACCTTCCCCTCCAGAAACAATTTTTTGTCGGCGGGATAGGGACACTCAGGGCGCATAGTCTCAAGGAATACAGGGGAAACGAGATGCTCCTCTTCAACGCGGAGTATGCGATAGATGTGTCATCGTTCCTGGCCCTGTTCTTTGTCGACACGGGTAAATCGTGGACGGGCCGAAATGATTTCCGGAATCAGAAACTCGCCCTTGACGCCGGAATAGGCCTTCTCAAGGGGCACACCGGCGTCTATTTCGCAAAGAACCTGAGAGTTGAAAATTCTCCGATTGTCGTGAGCTTCAGATTCAACCGTACTTTCTAG
- a CDS encoding DUF4390 domain-containing protein, producing MTHRVKGLFVAALSLSILLMSFLPGAALASSVIEIQGVRDVDGTLIAEFSLKGMLSGRTREMLGRGMPATLTYRIELWKTRAGWFDRLVTSKSCQYRVNYDVWQNAFLVETEGASPKRFQDIPQVETECCLGKKFSIVPLAELEKGSRYFLIINATFKPLSLEEITQMQGWLSGELRHRGEQTGGGIPRYLLGLVVNIAGLGDKSVLARTGGFSLSDLRPQ from the coding sequence ATGACGCACAGAGTTAAGGGCCTCTTCGTTGCGGCTCTGAGTCTCTCAATCCTGCTCATGTCATTCCTGCCCGGCGCGGCACTGGCTTCTTCAGTGATAGAGATACAAGGTGTGCGGGACGTTGACGGGACTCTTATTGCCGAGTTCTCTCTGAAAGGCATGCTTTCGGGAAGGACGCGGGAGATGCTCGGGAGAGGCATGCCTGCCACACTCACTTACAGAATTGAGCTCTGGAAAACAAGGGCGGGATGGTTTGACAGGCTTGTTACTTCAAAGTCGTGCCAGTATAGAGTTAACTATGACGTGTGGCAGAATGCGTTTCTCGTTGAGACAGAAGGGGCTTCCCCAAAGAGGTTTCAGGACATCCCCCAAGTTGAAACGGAATGTTGTCTCGGTAAGAAGTTCTCCATCGTCCCTCTGGCGGAGCTTGAGAAAGGGAGCAGGTATTTTCTCATAATCAATGCTACCTTCAAGCCTTTGAGCTTGGAGGAGATCACTCAGATGCAGGGATGGCTGAGCGGAGAGCTTAGGCACAGAGGCGAGCAGACGGGCGGTGGAATTCCCAGATATCTTCTCGGCCTCGTGGTTAATATCGCGGGACTGGGAGACAAGTCTGTGCTGGCGAGGACAGGGGGGTTCAGTCTGTCAGACCTAAGACCGCAGTAG
- a CDS encoding T9SS type A sorting domain-containing protein, whose protein sequence is MRNPRKTALYIVIILLAIFLRPTPVFPSTVDPYNRIAIHTPDEILNGMTASEDGVLYLTRNLRKWELITDVMDARIPNKGDGAFHTMNVSRVVDALRKIRFPLEGVSVDIFILPYPRAETQGSSATGNAIFLSPGVREYSQETIEYVASHEMGHIVQRQYMPETRKDLWAQYKALRQISDESEYNENSAHDNRPREVFAEDFRMLFSDATSEGELALNGSVPPPEDVAGLKSFFLSLVSNNDEQLSLKLSPNPVKDGTTFTFETKSSRDVSVRIFDVSGRLVKTLVENQRANRQMRVFWDGNDSNGRALPAGIYFARLSTPQSYKVERVLLVR, encoded by the coding sequence ATGAGAAACCCAAGAAAAACAGCTTTGTACATTGTCATAATACTTCTTGCGATCTTCCTCCGCCCTACTCCTGTTTTCCCTTCGACGGTTGACCCTTACAACAGAATTGCGATACATACCCCGGACGAGATACTCAATGGAATGACCGCCAGTGAGGACGGAGTTCTTTACCTCACCAGAAATCTGAGAAAGTGGGAGCTCATCACTGATGTTATGGACGCGAGAATCCCCAACAAAGGTGATGGAGCATTCCATACGATGAACGTTTCCCGGGTTGTTGATGCCCTTAGGAAAATCAGGTTCCCACTCGAAGGCGTTTCAGTTGACATATTCATCCTCCCTTACCCCAGAGCGGAAACGCAAGGCTCCTCCGCCACAGGCAATGCCATCTTCCTTTCCCCTGGGGTAAGGGAATACTCGCAGGAGACGATTGAGTATGTTGCCTCGCACGAAATGGGACACATAGTTCAAAGACAGTACATGCCGGAGACAAGAAAAGATCTTTGGGCCCAATACAAGGCCTTGAGACAAATATCGGATGAAAGCGAATACAACGAGAATTCTGCGCACGACAACCGGCCGCGAGAAGTGTTTGCGGAGGATTTCAGGATGCTCTTCTCGGATGCGACAAGCGAAGGTGAACTCGCGCTGAACGGATCGGTCCCCCCGCCCGAAGACGTGGCCGGGCTCAAGAGCTTTTTCCTTTCTCTCGTTAGCAATAATGACGAGCAGCTTTCGCTGAAGTTGAGTCCAAACCCCGTGAAGGACGGCACCACATTCACTTTTGAAACAAAGTCATCTCGGGATGTGAGTGTAAGGATTTTCGATGTAAGTGGAAGGTTGGTCAAAACGCTTGTCGAAAACCAGAGGGCCAACCGGCAGATGAGAGTGTTCTGGGATGGAAATGACTCAAACGGCCGGGCTCTTCCTGCAGGTATCTACTTTGCCAGACTCTCCACTCCTCAGTCGTACAAAGTAGAGCGAGTGCTTCTAGTCAGGTGA
- a CDS encoding zf-HC2 domain-containing protein, producing the protein MKIFGCSKFEKKIDEYFSGSLGEKEAQEMLAHIETCAGCKQVFRLTEEAILSVKRMPLVEPPKGFDDRVLSLVFAQEGSRLPAEKGRVIGLSRKGKRIWAFAFSYVIAFGLVITSAFYLYFRTRGTVGKGIASLGSDFLDGLVARASELSRTLEYVGSVLRSLEALEKLTGNLPGLVPSYMILLFLVPVPIGLIAFLREILVVHERRK; encoded by the coding sequence ATGAAAATCTTCGGATGCTCGAAGTTTGAGAAGAAAATAGATGAATACTTCTCCGGCTCGCTTGGAGAGAAGGAAGCCCAGGAAATGCTGGCCCATATTGAGACGTGCGCCGGGTGCAAGCAAGTATTCAGATTGACGGAAGAGGCGATTCTTAGTGTGAAAAGAATGCCCTTGGTTGAGCCGCCCAAGGGTTTTGACGATCGCGTCCTGTCCCTGGTTTTTGCTCAAGAAGGTTCAAGACTTCCCGCGGAGAAGGGACGCGTCATAGGGCTTTCCAGAAAAGGAAAGCGGATCTGGGCCTTTGCATTCTCATACGTCATAGCATTCGGCTTGGTAATTACCTCGGCGTTCTATCTATACTTCCGGACGAGAGGAACTGTCGGGAAAGGCATTGCCTCGCTTGGCTCGGATTTTCTGGATGGACTGGTTGCGAGAGCCTCAGAGCTGTCGCGGACGCTCGAATATGTCGGCAGCGTCCTGAGGTCCCTTGAAGCGCTCGAGAAATTGACGGGCAATCTGCCGGGACTAGTGCCTAGCTACATGATACTTCTTTTTCTTGTGCCGGTTCCGATTGGCCTAATTGCATTTTTGAGAGAGATACTTGTTGTTCATGAGAGAAGGAAGTAG
- a CDS encoding DUF4097 family beta strand repeat-containing protein translates to MTTKHVAMPTVLLVLLGAFLAASATAREKYSETVEFSLVLKGEKTLSVSSTSGKIEIRPGVGNEVRLKAIKICSGRNKTEAEDVLKGIEVKMERDGDQIRVYSEYKGGKVNLGFGKIEVIRGFRTLRVDFYLVAPPEMAVGLNSTSGDIDVKGMKAGADINVTSGDCVLSGIGGSVRLSATSGDAIIDDVDGSVEVNSTSGDLVIRTAKGDVDANVTSGDVSVKQVGGRCRIESVSGDIDVTGCRKSVAARSSSGDITVTDCYGAVNVETSSGDVVLTSGNTIRGTHFLRASSGEVTFMLRKGAGCIIDVSTASGGIYGRIPINIESATRHRLKGTIGKGGDKVEIETASGDVRLVLEGQQ, encoded by the coding sequence ATGACGACCAAACATGTTGCTATGCCAACAGTTCTCCTTGTTCTGCTCGGGGCATTCTTGGCTGCGTCTGCCACGGCCAGGGAGAAGTACTCCGAGACCGTTGAATTTTCCCTTGTCCTGAAAGGTGAGAAAACCCTTTCGGTCTCAAGCACAAGCGGGAAGATAGAGATCAGGCCGGGGGTTGGAAACGAAGTCAGATTGAAAGCTATCAAGATATGTTCGGGCAGGAACAAAACGGAAGCAGAAGACGTTCTGAAGGGCATTGAGGTGAAGATGGAAAGGGATGGCGACCAGATAAGAGTTTACTCCGAATACAAAGGGGGCAAGGTGAACCTTGGCTTCGGAAAGATAGAGGTCATAAGGGGCTTCAGAACCCTCAGGGTAGATTTCTATCTCGTCGCACCGCCGGAAATGGCGGTCGGTTTGAACTCAACCAGTGGCGACATAGATGTCAAGGGAATGAAGGCAGGAGCTGACATAAACGTCACGAGCGGGGACTGCGTGCTTTCCGGAATTGGCGGGAGTGTCCGCCTGAGCGCTACAAGTGGAGATGCTATAATCGACGACGTTGACGGTTCAGTTGAAGTCAATAGCACAAGCGGCGACTTGGTCATCAGAACCGCAAAGGGCGATGTTGATGCCAACGTGACAAGTGGAGACGTGAGTGTGAAACAAGTCGGCGGTCGGTGCAGAATCGAGTCCGTGAGCGGGGACATCGATGTTACGGGGTGCCGTAAGTCCGTTGCAGCGCGGTCGTCAAGCGGTGACATCACGGTGACTGATTGTTATGGCGCCGTGAATGTTGAGACAAGCAGCGGTGATGTTGTGCTGACGAGCGGGAACACGATTCGGGGAACGCACTTCTTGAGGGCGTCAAGCGGAGAAGTGACTTTCATGTTGAGGAAGGGCGCGGGGTGTATAATAGATGTGTCAACAGCTAGCGGCGGCATCTACGGAAGGATTCCGATAAATATTGAGTCCGCCACAAGACACAGATTGAAGGGGACTATCGGAAAAGGCGGAGACAAAGTTGAGATAGAGACTGCCTCCGGTGACGTAAGGCTTGTCCTGGAAGGACAGCAGTAG